The following are encoded together in the Clostridium sp. BJN0013 genome:
- a CDS encoding DUF2992 family protein, with the protein MNIVRSKFTVFFDECFWIGVCERVVDEKLEVASLMFVMGGF; encoded by the coding sequence ATGAATATAGTAAGAAGTAAATTCACAGTATTTTTTGATGAATGTTTTTGGATAGGTGTTTGTGAACGGGTAGTTGATGAAAAATTAGAAGTGGCAAGTTTAATGTTTGTTATGGGAGGTTTTTAA
- a CDS encoding GNAT family N-acetyltransferase, translating to MKSNFNISNSIIRFEHVYKQSIMVEEVRKLFLEYAQSLKIDLYFQNFETEVKVLPGKYGTPYGILILALVDNKAAGTIALRKISKNICEMKRLYVRDTYRKLGIGKKLVNIIIQEALRLNYSYMRLDTLEAMKKAQDLYVSFGFYDIEPYVYNPIKGTRFMELKLKD from the coding sequence ATGAAATCTAATTTTAATATTAGTAATTCTATTATTCGATTTGAACATGTATATAAACAAAGCATCATGGTAGAAGAAGTAAGGAAACTTTTTTTAGAATATGCGCAATCACTTAAAATAGATCTATACTTTCAGAATTTCGAGACAGAGGTTAAAGTACTGCCGGGAAAATACGGGACACCTTATGGAATTTTAATATTAGCACTGGTTGATAACAAAGCAGCAGGTACTATTGCACTCCGCAAAATTTCTAAAAATATATGCGAAATGAAAAGATTGTACGTTAGAGATACTTATAGAAAATTAGGTATTGGAAAAAAACTTGTTAATATAATAATTCAAGAGGCCTTAAGGCTTAATTATAGTTACATGAGACTGGATACTCTTGAAGCGATGAAAAAAGCTCAGGATTTATATGTATCCTTTGGTTTCTATGATATTGAACCATATGTATATAATCCAATAAAAGGTACAAGATTTATGGAATTGAAGTTAAAAGATTAA